In one Streptomyces sp. NBC_01241 genomic region, the following are encoded:
- a CDS encoding cell division initiation protein has product MDVQKKLDEIVEAVGSARSMPMSASCVVNRAELLAMLEEVREALPGSLAHAQELIGGREQMAEQARQEAERIIEAAHAERASLISGTEVAVQSRSEADRILGEARREAEEVRAEADEYVDSKLANFEVVLTKTIGSVDRGREKLLGRGQAFDEQGYEDPDFAEAPERSTDPATLQRRADEYVDTKLGAFEAVLAKTLEAVGRGRQKLHGRVATDELGVHMAAQDAAGNHVRVSDEDHWAGLAELATPEPQPVHQQLQPHFPAQDRPDYAETYAYQEQPQPQQDVYGYQQQPDPYAAYQQQGYDQSQAQAQIPVQGYDGWQQQPMQPQQALQPQGESALDETSLFDTSMIDLDQLRRYEQER; this is encoded by the coding sequence GTGGACGTGCAGAAGAAGCTCGACGAGATCGTCGAGGCGGTCGGGAGCGCCCGGTCCATGCCCATGTCGGCTTCGTGCGTGGTCAACCGCGCCGAGCTGCTTGCGATGCTCGAAGAGGTGCGCGAGGCCCTGCCCGGCTCGCTCGCCCACGCCCAGGAGCTGATCGGCGGGCGGGAGCAGATGGCCGAGCAGGCCCGTCAGGAGGCCGAGCGGATCATCGAGGCCGCACACGCCGAACGCGCCTCGCTGATCTCCGGCACCGAGGTCGCCGTGCAGTCCCGCAGCGAGGCCGACCGCATCCTCGGTGAGGCCCGCCGGGAGGCCGAGGAGGTCCGCGCCGAAGCCGACGAGTACGTCGACAGCAAGCTCGCCAACTTCGAGGTCGTCCTCACCAAGACCATCGGCTCCGTCGACCGGGGCCGCGAGAAGCTCCTCGGCCGCGGCCAGGCCTTCGACGAGCAGGGATACGAGGACCCGGACTTCGCCGAGGCCCCCGAGCGCAGCACCGACCCGGCCACGCTCCAGCGCCGCGCCGACGAGTACGTGGACACCAAGCTCGGCGCCTTCGAGGCCGTGCTCGCCAAGACCCTGGAGGCGGTCGGCCGCGGCCGGCAGAAGCTGCACGGCCGGGTCGCCACCGACGAACTCGGCGTCCACATGGCCGCCCAGGACGCGGCGGGCAACCATGTCCGCGTGAGCGACGAGGACCACTGGGCCGGCCTCGCCGAGCTGGCCACCCCGGAGCCGCAGCCGGTGCACCAGCAGCTCCAGCCGCACTTCCCCGCCCAGGACCGGCCGGACTACGCGGAGACGTACGCGTACCAGGAGCAGCCGCAGCCGCAGCAGGACGTCTACGGGTACCAGCAGCAGCCCGACCCGTACGCCGCCTATCAGCAGCAGGGCTACGACCAGAGTCAGGCCCAGGCCCAGATCCCGGTCCAGGGGTACGACGGCTGGCAGCAGCAGCCCATGCAGCCCCAGCAGGCGCTCCAGCCGCAGGGCGAGAGCGCCCTCGACGAAACCAGCCTGTTCGACACCAGCATGATCGACCTGGACCAGCTGCGCCGGTACGAGCAGGAACGCTGA
- the coaD gene encoding pantetheine-phosphate adenylyltransferase: MRRAVCPGSFDPITNGHLDIIGRASKLYDVVHVAVMINQSKKGLFTVDERIDLIRQVTADFGNVQVESFHGLLVDFCKQRDIPAIVKGLRAVSDFDYELQMAQMNNGLSGVETLFVPTNPTYSFLSSSLVKEVATWGGDVSHLLPPVVHAALVERLGER; this comes from the coding sequence TTGCGCCGCGCCGTCTGCCCGGGGTCGTTCGACCCCATCACCAATGGACACCTCGACATCATTGGCCGCGCCTCGAAGCTGTACGACGTCGTCCATGTCGCGGTGATGATCAACCAGTCCAAGAAGGGCCTCTTCACGGTCGACGAGCGCATCGACCTGATCCGCCAGGTCACCGCGGACTTCGGCAACGTCCAGGTCGAGTCCTTCCACGGCCTCCTGGTCGACTTCTGCAAGCAGCGCGACATCCCGGCGATCGTGAAGGGCCTGCGGGCCGTCAGCGACTTCGACTACGAGCTGCAGATGGCCCAGATGAACAACGGCCTCTCCGGCGTCGAGACGCTCTTCGTGCCGACCAATCCCACCTACAGCTTCCTGTCGTCCTCCCTGGTCAAGGAGGTCGCCACCTGGGGCGGCGACGTCTCTCACCTGCTGCCCCCGGTGGTCCACGCAGCCCTCGTGGAGCGCCTGGGAGAACGCTGA